Below is a window of Quercus robur chromosome 6, dhQueRobu3.1, whole genome shotgun sequence DNA.
AGTGCATGAGAAAAGAGAGACGTCGAACTTGAATGGATATCAGAAGTAGAACTCAGAAGAAACTGAATATGACACCGTTTTAGCAAAAAACAATGTATTTTCCAACAGAAATatcaagaattaaaattttgttctcccaattatcaaattaaaaaaaaaaaaaaaaagaagaagaagggaaaatgTCACCAACTTCAGTTGAATTCCCCTTTCCttaacaatcaaataaaaataataaaaaaagtcacCAACCATCTTAAATTAGGTATACGCATGACATTCCTTTCATTTTCACCTGactcaaaacaaatatttttagaacaaataaaccaaacaaGGAGTACTAGTAGTAGGTCCGCTGTGCTTGCCTTGTCACAGTCAGACACTCTTTGTAAAACCAAAGTCCAACTTGTTCccgatttttaaaacaaatatatgaaatataaattaaaaaaaacattcacTACCGTCCGATTCTCCATTCTTCTATTAACACCGGTGGCATGGACATTGCCAAGCCCACCTTCCACCTTGAAAAAAGCCTTCAAGTTCACCAACCCCGCCAACCACCTCCTATAACGTTATATATAGTCACTAGTAAAAAAACTCCCtctacttttcaaaaaaaaaaaaaaaggccaacatatttttgtatcttttcgGTGTTCAGCACTTTGAATCAAATCATATGGCTAATTCACTCCACACTTGTTCATCTTCATCCACCACTACTGCTCGTCTAAACCTCAGAGCTCCATCTCTCGCATTATCCGATTCTCCGGGTTCGGATTCCGGTCTCAGATCCATATCATTTCCTCTCAAGTACGTTATTActtcttaactttttttcaaccaaattcaactcatttttcctttcttctctgatcttcttcttcttttttgcctTTTCGTTTTGAATAGGTCTTTGAAATTCTCGACAAGACAAGTAATAAAACCACCGCATAGAACAACAACAAAGTTGGTAGTAAAAGCAACGGAAGTAGATATCTCTCTAAGCCCAAAAGTCAATTCCATTAAGCCTTCCAAAACGATAGCCATAACTGACCAGGCCACAGCTCTCGTTCAAGCTGGTGTCCCCGTTATTCGCTTAGCTGCTGGTGAACCTAATTTCGATACTCCTGCTCCTATAGCTGAGGTatactcttattattattattattattattcttttttaattttggattttatacatGAATTATATGAATGAGTGTTGTGTAGGCCGGGAAGAATGCGATTCGTGAAGGATACACAAGGTACACACCGAATGCCGGGACTGTAGAAATCCGGCAAGCCATTTGTCACAAGCTGAAGGGTTAGTGTTACTAATTTTGTATTCTATGTATTGTCGTAGGTGAGGGAGATTgataaggggctgtttggtagggatatttaaacaacaatttttgttatttaaaaaacacaacacgtattttcacaatactttactagaacaacattactaaACGGGTCCTAAATTACCGATTCTCCCAAAAGCTGGGActttaaatgagaggtagagtCGAACTTAAGACATCTttctttgataccatgttaaaattACCGATCCTCTCAAAGGTTTAAGCTGTTgcgatatggtaaatttaattatttaaccacatATTTCTAACAGAGATCATGTGAATTAATTGTGAGGGTTGGTTGGTTTaataattgaattgaattttgtgttttttgcaGAGGAAAATGGGATCTCATACACGCCTGATCAGATTTTGGTTAGCAATGGAGCCAAGCAGAGTACCGTGCAAGCCGTCATGGCAGTTTGTTCGCCTGGAGATGAGGTGGATCTTAACTTACTTTTTATGCTTTTCATTGTTAGTTTTGTGTAAATATTTTTAGCTGTTTTtgattgttattggttttactatataatataattctaTTGAAGGTTCTTTGTTATATTCGCCTTTAGAGAGGAATAGAGGGCGGATTATGATTGTTTAGTATGTAGAATTGTGTGTTCCAGAGGTAGGATTATGATTGTTTCGCTTGCTATTCAAGTAGATGGGTCTACAATGAGTTTGAGCCTTTTGGGGCCATAATATATCTAAAGCTTATTAGCTAATACTTGAATTAGATCAAATTACTAGTTTAAAAGATACTTCATCCTTTGTAGTTGATGGATACGCATACACTATGTTCATCtaatcaaagaaaaatgataaatgcAAATTCTTTTCCCTCTACTAAGCAACCATTTCAACTTCCAGCTCGGCCTTTTTctcatttaaaaacaaaaaaaagaagaagaagaaaggatgaGGGGTAAGTGAACTTCCTTTACTTTATAATGAACTGAACTCACTAGACTGCTTTTTGCCAGAGATTTTAAGTATTTTGTTGTGGGAACCAAAATTTTGGTCTTATGCATGTGCGGAAAAACAGGGGTTGGGGGGGGTGAGAGTCATtggtttttttcatttataagttTAAAATGGACTTGGTGGTTATGAACCTACAACCTCACGCTTCAGTCATCTTGTGAGGATGAACTGCTGTTTTAGCTAAACCTCTTTGGAGGGCCATTGATCATATAAAGAATCTGTTCTGAAGGAAAATGCCATAGGTATAGGTGAAGTTGGTATACTGATTATGCCAATAAAGGTAATGATACTGGTTAGTTGCAATGAGGATGAGGAGGTATAAGGAATGAGTTGGTCATAGAGGAGGAGTGAAAAAGGAATAAAAGCAAAAGGAATGCTAAATGAGAGGAGAGTAATGTTAGAAGAGTAACTGCTGAGCAAGAACACAATGactaaaaaatttgagtttagaAGATGACGATCTAGTTTCACCAAGCATATCAAAAGCTAAGAAATTTATTGGAATTGTagctagaaaatgaaaaagaaaaaaaaaaaggaccatgTTTCTCTTGTATTGTAGATCTATCAAATTCTTAATTCTCTTAAATGAACATATCTCTATCCTCATGTATGCtatgttaaatattttaaagtagGAAATAGCTTGTTTAGGCTGTTCTGTAACATATTTCATGGATTGGTTGCTGAACAATGTCCTTTTTTTCATCATGCCTAGCTGTTTAGGGTTTTTTGTTACAGTTTCTGTGGGTGATTACTTGGTTTTTTTATCCTCTTCCACATCCTTTGGAAGCTATGTGGTTGTTGGAGTTCTCTTGTGTCTATACATGTTGAAAATCCACAGTTCTAATGTAAAGGGCTGGTGATTATTGGAACAGTAAATACCTTTTACATCTGAAGATTGTATGCATTTACCAAATGGCATTAATTTGGCAGGTTATAATTCCAGGTCCATTTTATGTAAGTTACCCAGAAATGGCAAGGATGGCTGATGCAAAACCTGTGATTCTTCCAACAAAAATctctgaaaattttcttttggatcCAAAGGCCCTTGAATCCAAACTCACAGAAAAGTCAAGACTGCTTATTCTTTGTTCTCCATCCAACCCAACAGGATCTGTTTACCCCAAGAGATTGCTGGAAGAGATTGCTCAAATCGTAGCAAAGCATCCCCGGCTTCTGGTACAATACTTGACCTGAACCTAATGACCTGCACGTGAATATGTTCAGTATTGCTAATATGtcaatctttaattttctgttGCTTTCTCTGTTCAGGTGCTGTCTGATGAAATTTATGAACACATAATTTATGCTCCAGCAACTCATACGAGCTTTGCTTCTTTGCCAGGCATGTGGGAGAGGACTTTGACAGTCAATGGATTTTCGAAGGCAAGTCAATACCACTGAATTTTTATACTGATCTCTGCTCATTAATTTCATATTTCATGTATTCTTTCTCTTCTATCAAATAGTTCCTCCATATTTGtaagtttttaaaacttcataTTAAAGGGCTAGCCAGATCATTATCTATATACATAAAGTAATAGGCCTCACTCTGAGAATTAACTTTTAGCTTGTGGGACTGTATAGACCTTTGCGATGACTGGTTGGAGACTTGGTTATCTTGCTGGTCCAAAACACTTTGTGTCGGCATGTGGAAAGATCCAGAGTCaggtattttttaatattatgtatCTGCCTACTGAAGCTCTATGTATGATGCATTCTTTTGATCTCTATTCTACTTCCTCCTAATGAATTACTTTAGACAAATCACTTTACTTGTAGTGATTGTGGCAACAAGATATGAGAAATGTTTTGATTCTATACCTGAATTTGGACTTTCAGAAATTCTTTTATCCCGTTCTCTACCGATGTCTCTTAACTTTCCACTGAATATTCTAGGTCAGATAGGATCCCAATGTTCTCATGTTGACTAGTTGGATTATGTTGATAGTTTGATCAATGTTACTATCATAAATTATGGCAATATTTTTAACAGTTACTGTAGATTATTAAGGACTGCTTGGTGCAGTCTTATTGATCTCATGCTGGCCAGAAAAACACTTTCAATGTATGTCACATCATAGTTTTTGTGACTAGTTTCATGATATGAACAGGTAAATTATTGAAAGAGATCTGATTTGAGTCTACTCTAGTTTGTTAATTCAAAGTCTGTTGCCAGTCCATTACTTGTGGATGTGTAATATTGACGGGATTTTAAGTTAGGAATTGTGAAGATTTTCTGGCAATATAAGCATCCCAATGCTGGGTAGGAGGTTGAAAATGTGCTAACAAGTGTTAGatataaaattcttaaaaatatttcctgATTAATTTGGCATGCAGTGTGATAAATTGTAGTTGTCTTAAATGCagatatattttagtatttaaatacAACAAATTTCGAGAGGAGCTTGTAATGTGGCATTTATAAGAGAAGTGACAAGGACCTCAAAATTTGTATTATGAATGTAAATTGAAGTTACTTCTAGCATTTAAAAATCTGATGATATCTTTGACCCAGAGTTGTTAAATATAATGTTGAGAGAGAACATGGGAATCTTCCTCATTTTACTTGGTGGAATCCACTAACGAACACTTGCCCTTGAACCattggctttgataccacttgtgaGGAGACTAAACACCTTGGGAAGACTccttgagtagttaatataacatataaagacaCAATTAACCCAAGaggcctaagcccaatgggtatgagctcaattatgttatattaacattcatcaaaaaaaaattatgttatattaatcactcattcttctcatcataATTCAATGTGGGATTTCACTACTTAACCAACCACACTACTCACATGTGAATATTCCAACATATAACCtatctctcctctttttttcccATATGCCACTGCAAGTGGGGTAAATTTGAGAATGCTATGCTTACAATTTGAATGCCAAGGCTGAATTGGAAGTAATTTTGGAGGGGTATAATCTGATATGCCTGTGCTGGGGAGAAACACATTACAAGAACCGTGTAACAGAATGAGGAACGTATAGGAA
It encodes the following:
- the LOC126690612 gene encoding bifunctional aspartate aminotransferase and glutamate/aspartate-prephenate aminotransferase-like, with the translated sequence MANSLHTCSSSSTTTARLNLRAPSLALSDSPGSDSGLRSISFPLKSLKFSTRQVIKPPHRTTTKLVVKATEVDISLSPKVNSIKPSKTIAITDQATALVQAGVPVIRLAAGEPNFDTPAPIAEAGKNAIREGYTRYTPNAGTVEIRQAICHKLKEENGISYTPDQILVSNGAKQSTVQAVMAVCSPGDEVIIPGPFYVSYPEMARMADAKPVILPTKISENFLLDPKALESKLTEKSRLLILCSPSNPTGSVYPKRLLEEIAQIVAKHPRLLVLSDEIYEHIIYAPATHTSFASLPGMWERTLTVNGFSKTFAMTGWRLGYLAGPKHFVSACGKIQSQFTSGASSVSQKAGVAALGLGYAGGEAVSIMVKAFRERRDFLVKSFGELEGVKISEPKGAFYLFIDFSSYYGTEAEGFGKIDNSESLCRYLLDEGQVALVPGDAFGDDSCIRISYAASLTTIKAAVERIKKALLPLRRAVPV